The sequence CGCGATACGAGCAGACCTACGCCAATTCCAATAATGAGCGCTCCTGTACTCAATAATACGTTTTCAGTAATTAACAAGCGGGAAACCTTGCTTTTCGACAAACCAATCAATTGATACAAACCAATTTCTCGGCTTCGTCTTTTCAAAAAGATGGCATTTGCATACACTACGAAAATCCCTGCGATGAATAACAGAAGTATACCTGCTGCTATAAATGCCGAGTCCATCTTGGCACCTGAGCCAGCGCTAACCGCCTCATCGTATTGTAACGTCGCAAAGACAAAGTACAACACCACACTTAAAATGAGTGCGAAAAAGTACAAGTAATAATGCTTAATATTTTTCCGCATACTACGAATTACAAGGTCAAATAGTGTCAACGCTGTCACCCCCGAGAACGCCTTGAACGTTCAAGATGTCCTGGAAGAAGGCTTGTCGTGTTTTATCGCCACGATACAGCTCCGAGTAAATATTGCCGTCTTTTAAGAACACCACACGACTGCAATAGCTTGACGCCAAAGGGTCATGCGTTACCATCATAATGGTGACACCACGCTTTTGATTGACATCCTCCATCGTGCCAAGCAACGAGGAAGCTGATTTCGAGTCTAGTGCACCTGTCGGCTCATCCGCGAATACCATAGATGGTTTATTAATCAACGCACGTGCTGCTGATGTTCTTTGTTTCTGTCCGCCAGAAATTTCATGTGGGTATTTATGCGCAAGATCTTTAATACCAAGAATATCAGCGATGCTATTAAACTCTGCCTCTGCCACTTTTTTCTTCATTTTCCCCAGTGATACGGGCAGTAAAATATTTTCCTTCACCGTTAACGTGTCAAGCAAATTATAATCTTGGAAAATGAATCCGAGCTTGTCACGACGAAATGCGGATAGCTCTGCGTCCTTCATTTTGGAAATATCAGAACCGCCAATGAGAATTGCTCCTTCTGTCGCACGGTCAATTGTCGCGAGCACATTGAGTAATGTTGTCTTTCCTGCCCCAGATGATCCCATAATGCCGACGAATTCTCCTTCAACGACACGGAGATCGATTCCTTTTAAAACTTGTTGAACATTGCCACGCGCCCCATATGATTTCCGCACGTTCTGTGCATGTAAAACGGTTTTATGTTGGTCCATCCTGTATGCCTCCCTGTTTTTCATGTCCTTATCGTACCGTGATAGAAGGCTACGGTCGTGCGATTTACATGACAAACTGTCAGCCTGATGTGACATTGTTGTCATGTTGAGCTTTTCATGTAAAAAAAACGTAAAAGCAGCCATCACTTTTACGAATTTTTTCAGCCATTCTTACGAGGCGTTTGTATCTTATCAAATTCATTTTCAGTCGGAAAGATCATCGTAATCGTAGTTCCTTGATTCATGATTGAATCCGCGACCAATGCGATTCCAAGCTTATCGGCCACTGTTTTTGCCAAATAAAGTCCGAGTCCTGTCGCTGCATTTTGAAGTCGTCCCGCTCCTCCAGTAAATCCTTTATCAAAGATACGAGCTATATCGTGTTGCGGGATGCCTGATCCATTATCCTTTATGGTCAGCAAGACATTGGCACTTGGCAGCACGCTCGCTGAGACAACAATCGCACTGCCAATAGGACTATATTTCACTGCATTCGTTAAAATTTGTCGAATAACAAATCTACTCCATTTAACATCGGTCACTACCTTCGAGTCTTCTCCTTCAAATTCAACAGCAATATTTTTCTCCATACACCATGTAGCTAATTCCCGTACTTCCGCAGCAGCCAATCGTTGAACAGCAGTATCTTCTACAAGATAATCCGATTCGAGAGTCGGCAGGCGAGATATGTACAATTGTTGGTCAATCAGTAGATAGACACGTAACCATTCCGCTTCCAATTTTCGAATAGCCGGATCTGTGCGATGGGCGTCAATAAGTAGTTTCATCGCGGTAAGTGGCGCTTTCACTTCATGTACCCAGGCAGCGGTATAATCACTTTCAATAACATTTGCCTGTCTGATAGTAGCC comes from Sporosarcina sp. FSL K6-3457 and encodes:
- a CDS encoding ABC transporter ATP-binding protein, coding for MDQHKTVLHAQNVRKSYGARGNVQQVLKGIDLRVVEGEFVGIMGSSGAGKTTLLNVLATIDRATEGAILIGGSDISKMKDAELSAFRRDKLGFIFQDYNLLDTLTVKENILLPVSLGKMKKKVAEAEFNSIADILGIKDLAHKYPHEISGGQKQRTSAARALINKPSMVFADEPTGALDSKSASSLLGTMEDVNQKRGVTIMMVTHDPLASSYCSRVVFLKDGNIYSELYRGDKTRQAFFQDILNVQGVLGGDSVDTI
- a CDS encoding sensor histidine kinase produces the protein MFISYIRDMASWILFFLLALGFADMIIWLDQGIDTKFSSVLYVNILLIIALILFVYWRYRKEMMFTKELVVFTGGSTIDWHEALPETLFMRDEITKEVLQLAALSFSKELATIRQANVIESDYTAAWVHEVKAPLTAMKLLIDAHRTDPAIRKLEAEWLRVYLLIDQQLYISRLPTLESDYLVEDTAVQRLAAAEVRELATWCMEKNIAVEFEGEDSKVVTDVKWSRFVIRQILTNAVKYSPIGSAIVVSASVLPSANVLLTIKDNGSGIPQHDIARIFDKGFTGGAGRLQNAATGLGLYLAKTVADKLGIALVADSIMNQGTTITMIFPTENEFDKIQTPRKNG